The segment CAAACAAGGGTTCTGCATAGTCAGCGGCCTAGCTCTCGGCATTGATGCCATCGCACACCGCGCAGCCCTTGATAACCATGGCCATACCGTAGCGGTACTGGTCGACTTGATCAGTATAGCCCCGACCAATCACCGTGGCTTGGCAGAACAGATACTTAGCCAGGGCGGTCTGCTGGTTTCGGAAAACCCACCCGGCACCAAAGTAATTCCTGCCTTTTTCGCCAAGCGCGATCGCATTCAGGCAGGACTCACGCGGGCGGTTTTTGCCATTGAAACGGCCATCGACGGCGGAACCATGCACGCGGTCAAGGCGGCCAACTCCATGCATCGCAAGGTCTACGTCCCCAATGCTAGCGCCGCCGGGTATCCGGACCTCGGCATCGAACAGATCAGCGGCACACAGCAGTTGGTGAATTCCGGAATAGCAACGCCATACACACGTGACACCTACGCGGAAATCTCCCTGGAGCTCACTCAGCTGGCAGCATCCTTTGAAGAAAGGTCGAGGGAAACAGGAAGTTCTCTATGATCAAATGCATTATTGTCGATCTAGATGGAACGCTTGTTGATACCTCTGCCGTAGCGGAGCTGCGTGCCCAAAAAAGATGGAGGGAAGTGG is part of the Pseudomonas sp. ML2-2023-3 genome and harbors:
- a CDS encoding DNA-processing protein DprA; the protein is MRITDILVIRSLKGVGNRTLVKLIEFYHANNLKTIRELDFAKVPKLSSSITQTVEDLFASGKYDALSLDYEKSISKWNEAGIHVLVYGSAEYPSQLNSLSDPPPLLFCKGNCDLIKYPKSIAVVGTRNNTRLGEIIAYKTVEHFSKQGFCIVSGLALGIDAIAHRAALDNHGHTVAVLVDLISIAPTNHRGLAEQILSQGGLLVSENPPGTKVIPAFFAKRDRIQAGLTRAVFAIETAIDGGTMHAVKAANSMHRKVYVPNASAAGYPDLGIEQISGTQQLVNSGIATPYTRDTYAEISLELTQLAASFEERSRETGSSL